Proteins encoded within one genomic window of Scheffersomyces stipitis CBS 6054 chromosome 3, complete sequence:
- a CDS encoding predicted protein (go_component integral to membrane), with product MSVSSENDHLSPLDLSPRQRPHSNSINSIGSPGRNRSNSGTFSSGHINNSIPLTPTGSHHQHTVNTRPRRSSSIIQHLEPDTLDTKIDQALNPNVNANWVHQKGAWIIHIVLIVFLKLFFNFITVLDNDWRWTLTNLTYNIGSYIMFHQVKGTPFEFNSGAYDNLTMWEQIDNGDQYTPTKKFLMSVPIGLFLISTHYSNYNLNLFVLNGVSCLCVVVPKLAIAHRLRVTLY from the coding sequence ATGTCTGTCTCATCTGAAAACGACCATTTGTCGCCGCTCGACCTCAGTCCTAGACAGAGACCCCATTCCAACAGCATCAATAGCATTGGATCTCCGGGTCGCAATAGAAGCAACTCAGGTACCTTTAGCTCGGGTCATATAAATAACAGCATTCCGCTTACTCCGACAGGGTCGCATCATCAACACACCGTTAATACCAGACCCAGACGGTCGTCCTCCATCATTCAGCACTTGGAGCCAGACACTTTGGACACGAAAATCGACCAGGCACTTAATCCCAATGTCAATGCGAACTGGGTGCACCAAAAAGGTGCTTGGATCATCCACATCGTTCTCATTgtgtttttgaagttgttcttcaacttcatcacCGTATTGGACAACGACTGGAGATGGACTTTGACCAACTTGACGTACAACATCGGTTCGTATATTATGTTTCATCAAGTTAAAGGGACTCCGTTTGAGTTCAACTCGGGAGCTTACGATAACTTGACTATGTGGGAACAAATAGACAATGGAGACCAGTACACGCCAACgaagaaattcttgatgTCGGTGCCTATTGGTCTCTTTTTGATCAGTACCCACTACTCAAactacaacttgaacttaTTTGTATTGAACGGAGTCAGCTGTCTCTGTGTGGTGGTTCCCAAGTTGGCCATTGCCCATAGATTGAGAGTGACGTTGTACTAG